One Amaranthus tricolor cultivar Red isolate AtriRed21 chromosome 1, ASM2621246v1, whole genome shotgun sequence DNA window includes the following coding sequences:
- the LOC130821683 gene encoding eukaryotic translation initiation factor 3 subunit H isoform X2, which yields MANQAAPVRSFLQAAAKTEEAPLPLRVVQIEGLAILKIIKHCKECSPDPVTGQLLGLDVGSVLEVTNCFPFPTRDEDEELEAEGANYQLEMMRCLREVNVDNNTVGWYQSTFLWSYQTEDLIETFMNYQENIRRCVCIIYDPSKSNQGVLALKALKLSDSFMELYRNNNFTGEKLREKNFTWVDIFEEIPIKVSNSPLISCVMTQLETDSPVNQCDYDRLQLSSTPYLERNLEFLVGCMDALSKEQQELQFHYRILARQQAQQQAWLQKRRAENMARKAAGEEPLPEEDPSNPIFKQNPEPSRLNSFLITNQIANHCNQINGAVGQNFSRLYLTKALHEN from the exons ATGGCGAATC AAGCAGCACCAGTTCGATCTTTTCTTCAAGCTGCTGCAAAGACCGAAGAAGCTCCTCTCCCTCTTCGTGTTGTTCAGATTGAAGGCTTG GCAATATTGAAGATAATTAAACATTGCAAAGAGTGTTCTCCAGATCCCGTCACCGGGCAACTTCTTGGCTTAGATGTTGGCAGTGTCCTCGAGGTTACTAACTGCTTTCCCTTCCCG ACTAGAGATGAGGATGAAGAGCTTGAGGCGGAGGGTGCTAACTATCAGCTTGAGATGATGAGGTGCTTGCGAGAGGTTAATGTTGACAATAACACCGTTGGATG GTACCAGTCAACCTTCTTGTGGTCATATCAAACTGAAGATCTAATCGAGACGTTCATGAATTATCAG GAAAATATAAGGCGTTGTGTTTGCATTATATATGATCCGTCAAAATCAAATCAAGGTGTTCTGGCTCTCAAGGCATTAAAGCTTTCAGATTCTTTTATGGAGCTATACCGCAACAACAATTTTACTGGAGAGAA GTTGAGGGAGAAAAACTTTACATGGGTGGATATTTTTGAAGAAATCCCT ATTAAAGTCTCAAACTCACCCCTCATAAGCTGTGTTATGACACAGTTGGAAACTGACTCACCAGTCAACCAG TGTGATTATGATCGCCTGCAATTATCTTCCACTCCTTACTTGGAGAGGAACTTGGAATTTTTGGTTGGGTGCATGGATGCTTTGTCTAAGGAGCAGCAGGAG TTGCAATTTCATTACCGTATTCTTGCCCGTCAACAAGCTCAACAGCAAGCATGGCTTCAAAAGAGAAG GGCGGAGAACATGGCACGGAAGGCTGCTGGAGAAGAGCCGTTGCCCGAGGAGGATCCTTCAAACCCAATCTTCAAGCAAAATCCTGAGCCTTCAAGGCTGAATAGTTTCCTCATAACAAATCAAATTGCCAATCACTGCAACCAAATTAATGG TGCTGTAGGACAGAATTTCAGTCGACTATATCTGACAAAGGCATTGCACGAGAACTGA
- the LOC130826933 gene encoding CRIB domain-containing protein RIC4-like isoform X2 has protein sequence MKDQSERWIILPFSFGCSSNSSVAVGSPSPLNDAAQTSRQKDLPICKKSKNALSFKYPTSKLSNGIRRFIRSLKSVSKFFVYKDDIIEEEKEMEIGYPTDVKHLTHIGWDGSTTISNAVKGWENLTTSEIISFPSISLPQFEVAMTQQAAVAAA, from the exons ATGAAAGATCAATCTGAAAGATGGATTATTCTTCCTTTCTCCTTTGGTTGTTCTTCCAATTCCAGTGTTGCTGTTGGATCTCCTAGCCCTCTTAATGATGCTGCACAAACCA GCAGGCAAAAGGATTTACCAATCTGCAAGAAATCGAAGAATGCTCTTAGCTTCAAGTATCCCACGTCCAAGCTATCTAATGGAATTCGAAGATTCATTAGAAGTCTCAAATCTGTCTCTAAATTTTTTG TTTATAAAGATGACATAattgaagaagagaaagaaatggAGATAGGCTATCCAACAGATGTGAAGCATCTAACCCACATAGGATGGGATGGTTCTACAACTATTTCAAATGCAGTAAAAGGGTGGGAAAACTTGACAACTTCTGAAATAATCTCTTTTCCATCAATTTCATTACCACAATTTGAGGTTGCAATGACACAACAAGCTGCTGTTGCTGCTGCTTAG
- the LOC130806995 gene encoding 15-cis-zeta-carotene isomerase, chloroplastic: MASSILLSLPFLSPPFQKPKPPNFKPSLSLSQKSISRQFIHSISLTTSIKCTPKIPLLQQWKLLAGTSFGDSDDEETDAFLVGEDSAVFELSSQKLISWVYFAVILGVVLFALNFLWIDNATGFGKYFIDAVESVFQSPELVMLSLTIIFAAVHSGLASFRDVGEKIIGERAFRVLFAGVSLPIAVSTVVYFINHRYDGIQLWQLQSVPGLHQLMWLSSFVSFLFLYPSTFNLLEVAAVDKPKMHLWETGIMRITRHPQMVGQAIWCLAHTIWIGNSVAVAASIGLIGHHLFGVWNGDRRLALRYGDAFETVKKRTSIVPFAAIIDGRQKLPRDYYKEFIRLPYLAVTVVTVGAYFAHPLMQSASFRLHW; encoded by the exons atggCGTCCTCAATTTTACTCTCACTCccatttctctctcctccattcCAAAAGCCTAAACCCCCAAATTTCAAACCCTCACTTTCCCTCTCCCAAAAATCAATTTCCCGGCAATTTATCCACTCAATTTCACTCACTACCTCAATCAAATGCACTCCAAAAATTCCGCTGCTCCAACAATGGAAATTACTCGCCGGAACTTCCTTCGGAGACTCCGATGACGAAGAAACCGACGCTTTTCTTGTCGGTGAAGATTCCGCGGTTTTCGAATTAAGTAGTCAGAAACTAATTTCTTGGGTTTACTTCGCTGTGATTTTAGGAGTTGTGTTATTCGCGCTTAATTTTCTCTGGATTGATAATGCGACTGGATTTGGCAAGTATTTTATTGATGCCGTTGAGAGTGTTTTTCAAAGCCCTGAG TTGGTGATGCTCAGTCTTACTATCATATTTGCTGCTGTTCATAGTGGACTAGCTAGTTTCAGGGATGTGGGCGAGAAAATTATTGGAGAACGTGCTTTCCGTGTGCTATTTGCAGGAGTTTCTCTTCCTATAGCTGTTAGCACTGTG GTCTATTTCATCAACCATAGATATGACGGGATACAGTTATGGCAGCTTCAAAGTGTTCCCGGGTTACATCAGCTTATGTGGTTATCTTCTTTCGTCTCATTTCTTTTCCTCTATCCTTCTAccttcaatttgttagaagtaGCAGCAGTGGACAAACCCAAAATGCATCTTTGGGAAACAGGAATCATGAGAATTACTCGCCATCCACAG ATGGTTGGACAGGCGATCTGGTGTTTAGCTCACACAATTTGGATTGGAAACTCTGTAGCAGTTGCTGCCTCCATCGGCTTGATCGGACATCACTTATTTGGTGTTTGGAACGGGGATAGACGGTTGGCTTTACGATATGGGGATGCTTTTGAGACTGTGAAGAAACGCACTAGTATCGTTCCATTTGCTGCGATAATTGATGGACGGCAAAAGTTACCTAGAGATTATTACAAAGAATTTATTCGCCTTCCTTATTTGGCGGTGACAGTAGTCACCGTGGGCGCTTACTTTGCTCACCCACTAATGCAGTCAGCCAGCTTCCGACTTCACTGGTAG
- the LOC130807003 gene encoding leucine-rich repeat receptor protein kinase MSP1, with amino-acid sequence MMSLYRMTILGLDTVIFLSILFLVSASSDMEVLSTVRKSLIRRKDMIPSWFYSEIPVCNLTGVECRGMDVFGVNLPCSSSPLDLPFPSSIGELKHLKYLNLSQCGLTGEISDNIWSLENLEILDLSGNMLSGTFPLSLPNLENLRVLVLDGNSLSGHLPSTIGLLTGLIELSLQENSFSGNLPSELGNLLKLESLDLSKNSFSGVLPSSLGELTSLLFFDASHNKLSGPIFSGFGNLTDLRKLDLSGNSITGPIPVDIGKLINLTSIVLEDNRITGVIPSSISNLRELQVLNIQNCRLTGAIPKELTELSNLIYLNIGHNSFIGELPASLGKLSSLVNLLAANAGLSGSIPGQLGNCKRLKLLDLSYNSFSGPLPDGLAGLESIESLMLDSNQLSGIVPSWISNWKQVESIMMAENRFTGSVPPLSLPNLRLLDLNSNMLSGELTSEICNAESIYKLSLSNNNITGNIDNTFRNCQNLADLMLSENNLSGELPDYLGNLPLVLLELSKNKFHGQIPDQLWESKSLKEIILSNNLLSGKISPALAKVQTLQRLELDNNFFEGTIPASIGELRNLTNLSLHGNYLIGEIPIELFNCTGLVSLDLGSNNFMGHIPKSIARLKLLDNLVLARNNFSGLIPEEICSGFQNLPLPDSEFIQHYGMLDLSYNMFVGPIPASIGQCFVIRELLLQNNELNGSIPSELSGLSYLSLLNLSFNHLTGPPIPKIFSLRNLQGLLLSHNELTGPIPDNMGSFMPSLTELDLSRNFLGGSLPASVFNIESLTYLDISANSLTGTIPCHFASASSLVHLNASNNQFSGPLCDSLSNLTALSFLDMHSNALTGILPPSISNLAALTYLDLSGNKFGNYVPCNICDIEGLSYINLSANRFLGFVPKTCTERSGSCVLASPPSQTISRAPVWGCMIGVMVILLILFICVGRHLILKHEAALIDSRKIELVSAAEQSDEPMWKKSKEPLSINIATFEHSLTRLNPKEILSATDNFSKTYIIGDGGFGTVYKAALPEGRTIAVKRLNGGHFHGDREFLAELETIGKVQHKNLVPLFGYCVYSEERFLVYEYMENGSLDVWLRNRADAVEALNWPTRFKICLGAARGIAFLHHGFVPHIIHRDIKSSNILLDHNFEPKVSDFGLARIISAYESHVSTVLAGTFGYIPPEYGQSMVATAKGDIYSFGVVMLELVTGRAPTGQTDIEGGNLVGWVRVMMANERQDEVLDSYMPLIAMWRYQMLQVLNIARMCTNDNPSKRPTMLEVVKLLKEIKMEM; translated from the coding sequence ATGATGAGCTTGTATAGAATGACAATTCTGGGCCTGGATACAGTCATATTCCTAAGCATACTCTTCTTGGTCAGTGCTTCCAGTGACATGGAAGTATTGTCCACAGTAAGGAAAAGCCTTATCCGGAGAAAAGACATGATTCCTAGTTGGTTTTACTCGGAGATTCCTGTATGTAACTTGACAGGTGTGGAGTGTAGAGGTATGGATGTGTTTGGGGTTAATCTGCCTTGTTCATCTTCACCACTAGACCTTCCTTTTCCTAGCAGCATCGGAGAATTAAAACATCTCAAGTATCTTAATCTCAGTCAGTGTGGGCTCACAGGtgaaatttctgataatatatGGAGTCTTGAGAATCTTGAGATCCTGGATCTGAGTGGTAATATGCTCTCTGGAACTTTCCCTCTAAGTCTGCCAAATTTGGAAAATCTCAGGGTACTTGTACTTGATGGTAATAGCCTGTCTGGTCACTTGCCTTCAACTATTGGCCTTCTAACTGGCCTTATTGAGCTATCACTGCAAGAAAATTCTTTCTCCGGGAATCTTCCTTCGGAACTTGGAAATCTTTTAAAATTGGAATCTCTTGATCTTAGTAAAAACTCCTTCTCTGGGGTCCTCCCTTCAAGTTTGGGTGAACTTACTAGCCTCTTGTTCTTTGATGCCAGTCACAACAAACTTAGTGGTCCTATCTTTTCTGGGTTCGGAAATTTAACAGACCTTAGAAAGCTTGATCTCTCTGGAAACTCCATAACTGGACCCATACCAGTGGATATTGGGAAACTGATAAATTTAACTTCAATTGTTTTGGAAGACAACAGGATTACTGGAGTAATACCATCATCTATAAGCAATCTCAGGGAACTTCAGGTGCTTAACATTCAGAACTGCAGACTTACGGGTGCGATTCCTAAAGAATTGACCGAGCTATCTAATTTGATATACCTGAACATAGGACACAACTCTTTTATCGGAGAACTACCAGCAAGCCTTGGAAAATTATCTAGTTTAGTGAACCTTCTTGCTGCAAATGCTGGGTTGAGTGGCAGTATTCCTGGACAGCTGGGTAACTGCAAGAGGTTGAAGCTTTTAGACCTTTCCTACAACTCCTTTTCTGGTCCGTTACCTGATGGTCTTGCTGGGTTGGAATCAATTGAATCTCTGATGCTTGATTCCAATCAGTTGTCGGGAATAGTCCCTAGTTGGATTTCCAACTGGAAGCAAGTGGAATCTATTATGATGGCAGAGAATCGCTTTACTGGGTCTGTTCCGCCGCTCAGTCTGCCGAATCTAAGGTTACTCGACTTGAATTCCAATATGCTTTCTGGCGAGTTGACCTCAGAAATATGCAATGCTGAgtcaatttataaattatcgCTGTCAAACAACAATATCACCGGAAATATTGACAACACCTTTAGAAACTGTCAAAATCTGGCTGATTTGATGCTGTCTGAAAACAATCTGTCGGGTGAGTTACCTGATTACTTGGGTAATCTTCCTCTCGTCCTCCTGGAATTGTCCAAGAACAAATTTCATGGACAGATCCCTGATCAGCTATGGGAGTCAAAGTCTCTTAAAGAAATAATTCTCAGCAATAATTTGCTCTCGGGAAAAATTTCCCCAGCCCTTGCTAAGGTTCAGACTTTGCAGAGGCTGGAACtagataataatttttttgaggggACCATCCCTGCTTCCATTGGAGAATTGCGGAACCTCACCAACCTCTCTCTACATGGTAATTATTTAATAGGAGAGATCCCTATTGAGCTTTTCAACTGCACAGGCCTTGTGTCCTTAGATCTTGGTTCAAACAACTTTATGGGTCATATTCCAAAGTCAATTGCTAGACTGAAATTGCTGGATAATTTGGTATTAGCCCGGAATAATTTCTCTGGGCTCATTCCTGAAGAGATATGTTCTGGGTTCCAAAATTTGCCCTTGCCAGATTCCGAGTTCATTCAGCATTATGGAATGCTTGATCTCTCTTACAACATGTTTGTAGGTCCAATTCCTGCATCAATCGGGCAGTGCTTTGTTATTAGGGAGCTGTTGTTACAAAATAATGAGCTGAATGGCAGCATTCCTTCTGAACTATCTGGTCTTTCTTACTTGAGCTTGCTTAATTTGTCTTTCAATCATTTAACTGGTCCCCCCATACCCAAGATTTTCTCATTGAGGAATCTTCAGGGCCTTCTCCTTTCTCATAACGAGCTTACTGGTCCTATTCCTGATAACATGGGTTCCTTCATGCCTAGTTTAACTGAGCTGGATTTGTCAAGGAACTTTCTTGGTGGGTCGCTGCCGGCATCTGTGTTTAATATTGAAAGCCTTACTTATCTGGATATCAGTGCAAATTCGCTAACTGGAACCATCCCTTGCCACTTTGCATCTGCCAGTTCACTTGTTCATCTAAATGCAAGCAATAATCAATTTTCTGGTCCTTTGTGTGACTCCCTTTCAAACCTAACCGCTCTCTCCTTTTTAGACATGCATAGCAATGCTTTGACCGGAATCCTTCCACCCTCTATATCGAACCTTGCTGCCTTGACATACCTAGATCTTTCTGGTAACAAATTTGGAAACTATGTTCCATGCAACATATGTGACATTGAAGGCCTCTCCTACATCAATCTCTCCGCCAACAGATTTTTGGGATTTGTTCCTAAGACCTGCACTGAGCGTAGTGGATCATGCGTCTTAGCCTCCCCCCCTTCACAAACTATCAGCCGAGCCCCAGTTTGGGGTTGTATGATTGGGGTAATGGTTATCCTGTTGATTCTGTTCATTTGTGTGGGTAGACATTTGATATTGAAACATGAAGCAGCTTTGATCGACAGTAGAAAGATTGAGCTTGTATCTGCTGCTGAGCAATCTGATGAGCCCATGTGGAAGAAGTCAAAAGAGCCTTTAAGCATCAATATTGCTACGTTTGAGCATTCTCTGACCCGGTTGAACCCTAAGGAGATCTTATCCGCCACTGACAACTTCAGCAAGACCTATATAATTGGTGATGGTGGATTCGGTACAGTTTATAAGGCAGCCCTTCCAGAAGGCCGAACCATAGCTGTCAAGCGGCTTAATGGAGGACACTTTCATGGTGATAGAGAATTCTTGGCAGAGTTGGAGACTATTGGAAAGGTTCAGCACAAAAACCTGGTTCCATTATTTGGATATTGTGTTTATTCTGAGGAAAGGTTTTTGGTGTATGAATACATGGAGAATGGCAGTCTTGATGTCTGGTTGAGGAACCGAGCTGATGCCGTGGAAGCCCTCAATTGGCCTACCCGTTTTAAGATCTGCTTGGGGGCTGCACGGGGTATTGCATTTCTACATCATGGATTTGTGCCTCACATCATTCACAGGGACATCAAGTCCAGCAACATACTACTGGACCACAACTTTGAGCCCAAAGTCTCAGACTTTGGACTGGCCCGGATAATCAGTGCTTATGAGAGCCATGTCAGTACCGTTCTTGCTGGCACATTCGGTTATATACCTCCCGAATACGGTCAATCCATGGTGGCGACAGCAAAAGGTGATATATACAGCTTTGGTGTGGTGATGCTGGAGCTGGTCACCGGTAGAGCTCCAACAGGGCAGACTGACATTGAGGGTGGTAATTTAGTGGGTTGGGTTCGTGTGATGATGGCTAATGAGAGACAAGATGAGGTGCTTGATTCATATATGCCATTGATTGCAATGTGGAGGTATCAAATGCTGCAAGTCCTCAACATCGCTCGAATGTGCACCAACGATAATCCTTCAAAGAGGCCTACTATGCTCGAGGTGGTAAAGCTCTTGAAGGAAATAAAAATGGAGATGTAG
- the LOC130821683 gene encoding eukaryotic translation initiation factor 3 subunit H isoform X1, with protein sequence MANQAAPVRSFLQAAAKTEEAPLPLRVVQIEGLAILKIIKHCKECSPDPVTGQLLGLDVGSVLEVTNCFPFPTRDEDEELEAEGANYQLEMMRCLREVNVDNNTVGWYQSTFLWSYQTEDLIETFMNYQENIRRCVCIIYDPSKSNQGVLALKALKLSDSFMELYRNNNFTGEKLREKNFTWVDIFEEIPVSHYSFFIFEEIPIKVSNSPLISCVMTQLETDSPVNQCDYDRLQLSSTPYLERNLEFLVGCMDALSKEQQELQFHYRILARQQAQQQAWLQKRRAENMARKAAGEEPLPEEDPSNPIFKQNPEPSRLNSFLITNQIANHCNQINGAVGQNFSRLYLTKALHEN encoded by the exons ATGGCGAATC AAGCAGCACCAGTTCGATCTTTTCTTCAAGCTGCTGCAAAGACCGAAGAAGCTCCTCTCCCTCTTCGTGTTGTTCAGATTGAAGGCTTG GCAATATTGAAGATAATTAAACATTGCAAAGAGTGTTCTCCAGATCCCGTCACCGGGCAACTTCTTGGCTTAGATGTTGGCAGTGTCCTCGAGGTTACTAACTGCTTTCCCTTCCCG ACTAGAGATGAGGATGAAGAGCTTGAGGCGGAGGGTGCTAACTATCAGCTTGAGATGATGAGGTGCTTGCGAGAGGTTAATGTTGACAATAACACCGTTGGATG GTACCAGTCAACCTTCTTGTGGTCATATCAAACTGAAGATCTAATCGAGACGTTCATGAATTATCAG GAAAATATAAGGCGTTGTGTTTGCATTATATATGATCCGTCAAAATCAAATCAAGGTGTTCTGGCTCTCAAGGCATTAAAGCTTTCAGATTCTTTTATGGAGCTATACCGCAACAACAATTTTACTGGAGAGAA GTTGAGGGAGAAAAACTTTACATGGGTGGATATTTTTGAAGAAATCCCTGTAAgtcattattcatttttcatttttgaagaAATCCCT ATTAAAGTCTCAAACTCACCCCTCATAAGCTGTGTTATGACACAGTTGGAAACTGACTCACCAGTCAACCAG TGTGATTATGATCGCCTGCAATTATCTTCCACTCCTTACTTGGAGAGGAACTTGGAATTTTTGGTTGGGTGCATGGATGCTTTGTCTAAGGAGCAGCAGGAG TTGCAATTTCATTACCGTATTCTTGCCCGTCAACAAGCTCAACAGCAAGCATGGCTTCAAAAGAGAAG GGCGGAGAACATGGCACGGAAGGCTGCTGGAGAAGAGCCGTTGCCCGAGGAGGATCCTTCAAACCCAATCTTCAAGCAAAATCCTGAGCCTTCAAGGCTGAATAGTTTCCTCATAACAAATCAAATTGCCAATCACTGCAACCAAATTAATGG TGCTGTAGGACAGAATTTCAGTCGACTATATCTGACAAAGGCATTGCACGAGAACTGA
- the LOC130826933 gene encoding CRIB domain-containing protein RIC4-like isoform X1, whose amino-acid sequence MIAVLSFYMKDQSERWIILPFSFGCSSNSSVAVGSPSPLNDAAQTSRQKDLPICKKSKNALSFKYPTSKLSNGIRRFIRSLKSVSKFFVYKDDIIEEEKEMEIGYPTDVKHLTHIGWDGSTTISNAVKGWENLTTSEIISFPSISLPQFEVAMTQQAAVAAA is encoded by the exons ATGATAGCTGTTCTGTCTTTCT ATATGAAAGATCAATCTGAAAGATGGATTATTCTTCCTTTCTCCTTTGGTTGTTCTTCCAATTCCAGTGTTGCTGTTGGATCTCCTAGCCCTCTTAATGATGCTGCACAAACCA GCAGGCAAAAGGATTTACCAATCTGCAAGAAATCGAAGAATGCTCTTAGCTTCAAGTATCCCACGTCCAAGCTATCTAATGGAATTCGAAGATTCATTAGAAGTCTCAAATCTGTCTCTAAATTTTTTG TTTATAAAGATGACATAattgaagaagagaaagaaatggAGATAGGCTATCCAACAGATGTGAAGCATCTAACCCACATAGGATGGGATGGTTCTACAACTATTTCAAATGCAGTAAAAGGGTGGGAAAACTTGACAACTTCTGAAATAATCTCTTTTCCATCAATTTCATTACCACAATTTGAGGTTGCAATGACACAACAAGCTGCTGTTGCTGCTGCTTAG